From the genome of Chloroflexota bacterium, one region includes:
- a CDS encoding DUF2142 domain-containing protein, producing the protein MKPRLILFLGLALSAWCFVFTPLWQIPDEPQHYQLARLVADLGRWPTLSDVWSATQLGREVYSSLVRNRFWEIRAHRPPPPSLWADTAPDVLLPPIAASPGYYMVAAGALRLAGGAGVDSQLRVLRALSVLLGLAELFFVFRLARAAFPHHVQMQLAALCLVAFLPMRAYMAAGANSDTLAALVSAAALCAMASWADAPLTPARGLCVGLLVAVSLLTKRTTLFLIPTCALFLLLTGRGAGQRRSVWWLGAGVAAAGACAPLALWLLVRPALVAPGQVWPYPGAAPGGFLAIRPEWLARPFSAEAWTPAALWGYARGLSVAFASFWGAFGWLTVRLGVGWYAALAALSGAAGLGLVRGLRRAGGPLSGAQILVAVAAALAVLQVVGVAVAQGIPQQGRYLLPAAGPIACCLVAGWSQWLPARAQRRLPLLVGGALLLLNAAAWGFYIWPAFHGPA; encoded by the coding sequence ATGAAACCGCGCCTCATCCTGTTTCTCGGCCTGGCGCTCTCCGCCTGGTGCTTTGTGTTCACCCCGTTGTGGCAGATTCCCGATGAGCCGCAACACTACCAGTTGGCTCGGCTGGTGGCCGACCTGGGCCGCTGGCCCACCCTCTCCGACGTGTGGAGCGCCACGCAGTTGGGGCGGGAAGTGTACTCCTCGCTGGTGCGGAACCGTTTCTGGGAGATTCGCGCGCACAGGCCCCCGCCGCCCTCGCTCTGGGCCGACACCGCGCCCGATGTGCTCCTGCCGCCCATTGCCGCGTCGCCCGGGTACTACATGGTGGCGGCGGGCGCGCTTCGGCTCGCAGGCGGCGCCGGGGTGGATTCGCAGTTGCGGGTGCTGCGCGCGCTGTCGGTGCTTCTTGGGCTGGCGGAACTGTTTTTCGTCTTCCGTCTGGCCCGCGCTGCCTTCCCGCACCATGTGCAGATGCAACTGGCAGCGCTGTGCCTGGTGGCCTTCCTGCCCATGCGCGCCTACATGGCCGCAGGCGCGAACAGCGATACGTTGGCCGCTCTTGTGAGCGCGGCGGCCCTCTGCGCCATGGCGTCCTGGGCCGATGCGCCGCTGACGCCCGCGCGGGGCCTGTGCGTGGGGCTGCTCGTCGCCGTTTCTCTGCTTACGAAGCGCACCACGTTGTTCCTGATTCCCACGTGTGCGCTTTTCCTACTCCTCACCGGGCGCGGCGCAGGCCAACGCCGCAGCGTCTGGTGGCTGGGCGCAGGCGTCGCTGCGGCGGGCGCGTGCGCTCCGCTGGCCCTCTGGCTCCTCGTCCGGCCCGCGCTGGTCGCGCCCGGCCAGGTCTGGCCTTACCCCGGCGCGGCGCCCGGCGGGTTCCTCGCCATCCGCCCCGAATGGCTCGCGCGCCCGTTTTCGGCGGAGGCGTGGACGCCTGCCGCGCTTTGGGGATACGCGCGCGGGTTGTCCGTGGCCTTCGCGAGTTTTTGGGGGGCGTTCGGTTGGCTCACCGTGCGGCTGGGCGTCGGCTGGTACGCGGCGTTGGCCGCGCTCTCGGGAGCGGCCGGGCTGGGGCTGGTGCGCGGCCTTCGCCGGGCGGGCGGCCCGCTGTCCGGCGCCCAAATCCTGGTGGCCGTCGCCGCCGCGTTGGCCGTGCTCCAGGTCGTGGGCGTGGCGGTGGCCCAGGGCATCCCACAGCAGGGGCGGTACCTGCTTCCCGCGGCCGGCCCCATCGCCTGTTGCCTGGTGGCCGGCTGGAGTCAGTGGCTGCCCGCGAGGGCACAGCGAAGGCTCCCGCTCCTTGTGGGCGGCGCGCTGCTGTTGCTGAACGCCGCCGCCTGGGGCTTCTACATCTGGCCGGCGTTCCACGGCCCCGCCTAG
- a CDS encoding aldehyde ferredoxin oxidoreductase family protein produces MGDAERFGYHNRILRVNLTTGDIREEAPGEEFYRAHLGGRNLIAHTLLREVPADADPLGPENRLIFAAGVVTGAPIAGAGRNSAGARSPLTGGYGDAEAGGFWGAELKRAGFDAVVIEGQADTPVYLHIRDGQAEIRPAAHLWGLPTAEAQDAIRRELGDHGVRVAQIGPAGERQSRLACIANDLTHFYGRTGLGAVMGAKRLRAIAVRGTKPVPLANPDGVRALARWLAANDEKLNAGFRDTGTAGGVQYLNASGGLPTRNFQAGHFDQAVRIAGETMRDEILVNRGSCWACIVRCKRIVGGVHGPHVLHPVYGGPEYESVAALGSCCGVGDLAAVALANERCAALGLDTIGTGMAIAFAMECYENGVLTRADTDGLDLRFGNADAMLAMVEAIGARRGLGDILAEGTQRAAKAIGRGAERFLMTVKGQEIPMHEPRFKHGLGIGYAVSPTGADHMHNMHDDGLAKAGRSFRERFGPMGILSPMPVDDLSERKVRAFYYVSTWNHLYNSLGLCQFMPYSPNQVVDLVRDITGWNVSLWELMKASERGQQMARLFNLRCGFGEADDRLPRRFHEPFADGPLAGVAVNPDEFRRALALYYGMMGWDDAGRPTSARLAELGLEWAGDAGV; encoded by the coding sequence ATGGGAGACGCCGAACGGTTTGGCTATCACAACCGCATTTTGCGGGTCAACCTCACGACCGGAGACATCCGCGAGGAAGCCCCGGGCGAAGAGTTCTACCGCGCCCACCTGGGAGGCCGCAACCTCATCGCCCACACGTTGCTGCGGGAAGTGCCCGCCGACGCCGACCCGCTGGGGCCGGAGAACCGTCTCATCTTCGCGGCGGGGGTGGTTACGGGCGCGCCGATTGCGGGAGCCGGCCGCAACAGCGCGGGCGCGCGCTCGCCCCTCACGGGTGGATACGGCGACGCCGAAGCGGGCGGATTCTGGGGCGCGGAACTGAAACGCGCGGGGTTTGACGCCGTGGTGATTGAGGGCCAAGCCGACACGCCGGTTTACCTGCACATCCGCGACGGCCAGGCGGAAATCCGCCCGGCCGCGCACCTCTGGGGGCTTCCCACCGCCGAGGCGCAAGACGCCATCCGCCGGGAGTTGGGCGACCACGGGGTGCGGGTGGCGCAGATAGGCCCGGCGGGCGAGCGGCAATCGCGGCTGGCCTGCATCGCCAACGACCTGACGCACTTCTACGGGCGCACCGGATTGGGAGCGGTGATGGGGGCCAAACGCCTGCGCGCCATCGCCGTGCGCGGCACCAAGCCGGTGCCCCTCGCCAACCCCGACGGCGTGCGGGCGCTGGCGAGGTGGCTGGCGGCGAACGACGAGAAACTCAATGCCGGATTCCGCGACACGGGCACCGCCGGCGGGGTGCAGTACCTGAATGCCAGCGGTGGCCTGCCCACGCGCAACTTCCAGGCCGGGCACTTTGACCAGGCTGTGCGCATCGCGGGCGAAACCATGCGCGATGAGATTCTGGTGAATCGCGGCTCCTGCTGGGCGTGCATCGTCCGCTGCAAGCGGATTGTGGGCGGCGTGCACGGGCCACACGTGCTGCACCCCGTGTACGGCGGGCCGGAATACGAATCCGTCGCGGCGCTGGGTTCGTGCTGTGGGGTGGGCGACCTGGCCGCCGTGGCCCTGGCCAACGAGCGTTGCGCGGCCCTGGGGCTGGACACCATCGGCACCGGCATGGCCATCGCCTTCGCCATGGAATGCTACGAGAACGGCGTCCTCACGCGGGCGGATACCGACGGGCTAGACCTTCGGTTCGGCAACGCCGACGCCATGCTGGCGATGGTGGAAGCCATCGGCGCGCGGCGCGGCCTGGGGGACATCCTCGCCGAGGGGACGCAGCGCGCGGCCAAAGCCATCGGGCGCGGCGCCGAGCGTTTCCTGATGACGGTCAAAGGCCAGGAAATCCCCATGCACGAGCCGCGATTCAAGCATGGGCTTGGGATCGGCTACGCCGTTTCGCCGACGGGCGCCGACCACATGCACAACATGCACGACGACGGGCTGGCCAAGGCGGGCCGTTCCTTCCGCGAACGGTTCGGGCCGATGGGCATCCTGTCGCCCATGCCGGTGGACGACCTGAGCGAGCGCAAGGTGCGCGCCTTCTACTACGTGTCCACGTGGAACCACCTCTACAACAGCCTGGGCCTGTGCCAGTTCATGCCCTACTCGCCCAATCAGGTGGTGGATTTGGTGCGGGACATCACGGGGTGGAATGTGAGCCTCTGGGAACTGATGAAGGCATCCGAGCGGGGCCAGCAGATGGCGCGCCTGTTCAACCTGCGGTGCGGCTTCGGGGAAGCCGACGACCGCCTGCCGCGTCGCTTCCACGAGCCGTTCGCGGATGGTCCGCTGGCAGGCGTGGCGGTGAACCCCGACGAGTTCCGCCGCGCCCTGGCACTGTACTACGGGATGATGGGCTGGGACGACGCGGGGCGGCCCACGTCCGCGCGCCTGGCGGAGTTGGGCCTGGAATGGGCGGGGGATGCCGGTGTCTAG
- the maf gene encoding septum formation protein Maf, with amino-acid sequence MPVSSPRNRLAKIVLASKSPRRRDFFRLLGLDFVADSSDADEDIGADLSPAEAVRSLSARKARAVAARHPGALVVGADTIVVLDGQVLGKPTDRDEAVAMLRRLRGRAHDVLSSVTLIAPDGAEITERAESRVVMRDYSDAEIQAYVDSGDPMDKAGAYAIQNHAFHPVARIEGCYANVMGLPLCHLARAFWRAGAPLDADVPALCRAATDYPCEVYPRYWPGRRPTH; translated from the coding sequence ATGCCGGTGTCTAGTCCCAGGAACCGCCTTGCGAAAATCGTTCTGGCCTCCAAAAGCCCGCGCCGCAGGGACTTCTTCCGGCTCCTGGGGCTGGATTTCGTGGCGGATTCGTCCGATGCCGACGAGGACATCGGCGCCGACCTGTCGCCCGCGGAAGCCGTTCGCAGTTTGAGCGCAAGGAAGGCCCGCGCGGTGGCGGCCCGCCATCCTGGCGCGCTGGTCGTGGGAGCCGATACCATTGTCGTGCTGGACGGCCAGGTGCTGGGCAAGCCAACGGATCGGGATGAAGCCGTGGCGATGCTGCGGCGTCTGCGGGGGCGGGCGCACGACGTGCTGAGCAGCGTTACCCTGATTGCCCCCGACGGCGCCGAAATCACGGAGCGCGCCGAGAGCCGCGTCGTGATGCGCGACTACAGCGACGCCGAAATCCAGGCCTACGTGGACAGCGGCGACCCGATGGACAAGGCGGGCGCGTATGCCATCCAGAACCACGCCTTCCACCCCGTGGCGCGGATTGAAGGGTGCTATGCCAACGTGATGGGGTTGCCGCTTTGCCATCTGGCGCGCGCGTTCTGGCGAGCGGGCGCGCCCCTGGACGCCGACGTGCCCGCGCTGTGCCGCGCCGCGACAGACTATCCGTGCGAGGTGTACCCTCGGTACTGGCCCGGGCGCAGGCCGACCCACTAG